Genomic window (Croceicoccus sp. Ery15):
CGTGCGCAGGGAAGTCGGGCTGGACGAACCCGAAAAGGAGAACCCCTTCGCCAAGCTAAAGGGGCTCGACCTTAACTAGAGCCGTTCGAGCGCGACGGCGGTCGCTTCGCCGCCGCCGATGCAAATCGCCGCGATCCCGCGCTTGAGGTCGCGCGTTTCCAGCGCGCCCAGCAGCGTCGTCATGATACGCGCGCCCGAAGCGCCGATCGGATGGCCCAGCGCACAGGCCCCGCCATTCACGTTCAGCTTTTCGCGGTCGATGCCCAGTTCCTTTTCCGCGATCAACGCGACCACGGCGAAGGCCTCGTTCACTTCGAACAGATCGACATCGTCCATGGTCCAGCCGATGCGATCCATCAGATTGCGCGTGGCATAAACAGGGGCGCTGGTGAACTTGCCGGGTTCGTGTGCGAAAGCGGCATGGCCGACCACTTTGGCGACCGGCTTCATGCCCAGCTTTTCCGCCGTGCTGGCGCGGCACATCACAAGCGCGGCCGCACCGTCCGAAATCGACGAGCTGTTGGCCGCCGTAACCGTGCCGTCGGGCACGAAAGCGGGGCGCAAGGTCGGGATCTTTTCGACATTGGCCTTGCCCGGCTGCTCGTCCTGCGCAACCGTTTCCACACCCTTGCGGGTCTTCACCTCGACCGGGGTAATCTCGCGGTCGAACGCGCCGGTTTCCTGCGCCTTTTTGGCGAGCGTCAGCGAACGAATCGCATATTCGTCCTGGGCCTCGCGCGTGAACTGATATTCCTGCGCCGCGCGGTCGGCGAACACACCCATCAGCGTGCCTTGCTCATAGGCGTCCTCCAGCCCGTCGAGGAACATCGAATCCTTGACGACATCATGACCCAAACGCGCACCGCCACGATGCTTTGGCAGCAGATAGGGCGCGCCCGTCATGCTCTCCATCCCGCCCGCGACGACCACATCGGCGCTGCCCCCCGCAATCGCGTCATAGGCCATCATGGCTGCCTGCATGCCCGAACCGCACATCTTGTTGACCGTGGTAGAGGGCACATGCTGTCCCAGCCCCGCGTGGATCGCCGCCTGACGCGCGGGCGCCTGTCCCAGACCTGCCGGAAGCACGCAGCCCATGATCACCTGATCAACATCGCTGCCCTTGATCCCCGCCCGCTCGATCGCGGCCCTGACTGCCGTCGCGCCAAGGTCGGTGGATTTCACATCGGCAAACGCACCCTGCAAACCGCCCATCGGCGTGCGGGCATAGGATGCAATCACGATCGGATCGGTCATGGCATTTTCCTTTTGATTACTCTTGAGAATATAACTTACGTATTGGTATATCTTGTGACGAAGTGATTTTCAGGAGGACGCTTGGCCCAGAACCCCTCGCCTTTCAGGAATGCCGAACAGCGCAGCCGCGACCGGCAGGCCAAGAAACTGGCGCTGATGGAAGCGGCGGTGCGTATGTTCAACACGCGCGGCTTTCACGCGACCTCGCTTGATGATGTGGCCGGATCGCTGGGCGTGACCAAGCCGACCGTCTATCATTATCTTGGAAACAAGGAGAGCGTGCTGGTCGAATGCCTGCGCTTCGGGCTGAAACAATTGCTGGACGCGGCAACCGCCGCCCGCGCCGAAAAGGGCATTGCGGCGGACCGGCTGCGCAGTTTTCTGATCGTCTATGCGCAAGTGAATATGAGCGATTTCGGACGCTGCGTCATCCGCACGCCGGACGAGGCGTTGAGCGGGGAAAGCCGCGAGGTTCTGCGCGGACTGAAGCGCCAGATCCACAATGAAATGTGCAGCCTGATCGCGGAAGGGACCGCCGATGGCTCGATCGCCTGCGATGATCCCAATTTGCTCGCCTTTACCATTGCCGGAGCGCTGAACTGGCCCGCCCGCTGGTATGAGGAAGGCCATGGCCATTCGCCTGAGGACACC
Coding sequences:
- a CDS encoding acetyl-CoA C-acyltransferase — encoded protein: MTDPIVIASYARTPMGGLQGAFADVKSTDLGATAVRAAIERAGIKGSDVDQVIMGCVLPAGLGQAPARQAAIHAGLGQHVPSTTVNKMCGSGMQAAMMAYDAIAGGSADVVVAGGMESMTGAPYLLPKHRGGARLGHDVVKDSMFLDGLEDAYEQGTLMGVFADRAAQEYQFTREAQDEYAIRSLTLAKKAQETGAFDREITPVEVKTRKGVETVAQDEQPGKANVEKIPTLRPAFVPDGTVTAANSSSISDGAAALVMCRASTAEKLGMKPVAKVVGHAAFAHEPGKFTSAPVYATRNLMDRIGWTMDDVDLFEVNEAFAVVALIAEKELGIDREKLNVNGGACALGHPIGASGARIMTTLLGALETRDLKRGIAAICIGGGEATAVALERL
- a CDS encoding TetR/AcrR family transcriptional regulator translates to MAQNPSPFRNAEQRSRDRQAKKLALMEAAVRMFNTRGFHATSLDDVAGSLGVTKPTVYHYLGNKESVLVECLRFGLKQLLDAATAARAEKGIAADRLRSFLIVYAQVNMSDFGRCVIRTPDEALSGESREVLRGLKRQIHNEMCSLIAEGTADGSIACDDPNLLAFTIAGALNWPARWYEEGHGHSPEDTARRLVDNLAAGFLPRP